The Stenotrophomonas sp. ASS1 genome segment CGTTCGCTGCTGCACAAGCTGTCGGACGTGTGGGCCACCTTCGGCCGCGAGCGCGTGCACATGATCTCGCAGTCGTCCAATGACCTGAACCTGACCTTCGTCATCGACGAGGCCGATGCCGATGGCCTGCTGCCGGTGCTGCACGCCGAGCTGATCGACAGCGGCGCGATGCCGGTGGAAGAGACCGAAGTATTCGGCCCGCGCTGGCGCGAGATCGCCGGCACCGTGCGCCCGCGTGGCACGCCGTGGTGGCGGGGCCAGCGGGCGCACCTGCTGCAGCTGGCCGATGCTGGCACGCCGCGCTATGTCTACCACCTGCCGACCGTGCGCGCCCGTGCCCGCGCGCTGGCCGCGATCAAGCCGATCGACCAGCGCTACTACGCGATCAAGGCCAACAGCCACCCGGCCATCCTGCAGCTGCTGGAAGCCGAGGGCTTCGGCCTTGAGTGTGTATCGCACGGCGAATTGAAGCACGTGTTCCAGCACCTGCCGGAACTGTCGCCCAAGCGTGTGCTGTTCACCCCCAGCTTCTGCCCGCGCAGCGAGTACGAAGCCGCGTTCGCGCTGGGCGTGACCGTCACCGTCGACAACGTCGAAGCGCTGCAGCGCTGGCCGGACCTGTTCCGCAACCGCGAGCTGTGGCTGCGCGTGGATCTGGGCCGTGGCGAAGGCCACCATGCCAAGGTCCGCACCGGCGGCAAGGACTCCAAGTTCGGCCTGCCGATCGCCCGCGTCGATGAGTTCGTGCGCGCGGCCACCGATCTGGGCAGCCGCGTGGTCGGCCTGCACGCGCACCTCGGCAGTGGCGTGGAAACCGCGCAGCACTGGCGTCTGATGTGCGATGAGCTGGCCGGTTTCGCCCGCCGCATCGGCAGCGTACACACCATCGATATCGGCGGTGGCCTTCCAATTCCGTACAGCGACGAAGACGAGCCGTTCGACCTGGACGCCTGGGCCGAGGGTCTGGCCGAGGTCAAGGCACTGCATCCTGCATTCCGCCTGGCGATCGAGCCGGGCCGCTACCTGGTGGCCGAGTCCGGCGTGCTGCTGACCCATGTCACCCAGGTGGTGGAGAAGGACGGCGTGCGCCGTGTTGGTCTGGACGCCGGCATGAACGCACTGATGCGCCCGGCCCTGTACGACGCCTGGCACGACATCGAGAACCTCAGCCGCCAGGGCGGTTATGCCGAAGCGGCATTCGACGTGGTCGGCCCGATCTGCGAATCCAGCGATGTGTTCGGCAAGCGCCGCAAGCTGCCGGTGTCGACCGCACCGGACGACGTGATGCTGATCGCCGATGCCGGCGCCTACGGCTATTCGATGGCCAACACCTACAACCAGCGGATGCTGCCGCGCGAAGACGTGATCGAATGACCACCGCGCGCGCCCTGCACCCGCCCACCGACACGCCCCGCACCATCGCGCGGGCCCGTGCCTGACCGGATACACCATGACTGCTTTCGACAAACACCAGGTTTCCCGCTTCCGTTTCGTCCGCTGCGAATTCGCCGCGGACACCGGCGTGGCCAAGCTGGTCTACGCCTTTGATGATGGCCCGGAGATGGTGGAAACCATCACCGTGCCGGGCGCTCCATTCGTGCTGGACGAAGCGCGTACCGCCGCTGTGCAGCGCGCGCTGCAGCTGCTGCACCTGATCGCCGGTGTCAGCTACTACAAGGCGGGCGTGCCGGAGACGGTCAGCATCGACAGCTACGCCATCGATGCCGATACCGCTGCGCTGGTGGAGACGGTCTACCTCAACGGCCTGGGTGAATTCGCGTACCGCAATGGCCTGAACCTGCGCGGGCGGTTCCGCCTGCCGGTGCAGGGCGACGCGGTGCAGGCGCCGGTGCTGGGCCTGCAGCCGCACGCGCTGGTGGCGATCGGTGGCGGCAAGGATTCGCTGGTCAGCATCGAAGCGCTGCGCCGTGCCGGCGTGGACGAGACGGTGACCTGGATCGGTGGCTCGCAGCTGATCCGTGCCTGCGCCGAACGCACCGGCCTGCCGACGCTGAACCTGGGCCGCGCGCTGGCGCCGGAACTGTTCGAGCTCAACCGTCAGGGTGCGTGGAACGGGCATATCCCGGTCACTGCGGTGAACTCGGCGATCATGGTGCTGGCCGCGCTGCTGCAGGGCGTGGACCAGGTGGTGTTCTCCAACGAACGTTCGGCCAGCTACGGCAGCCAGATTCCGGGCACCGGCGAAGTGAACCACCAGTGGTCCAAGGGCTGGGCATTCGAGCAGGCGTTCGGCAGCCATGTGCAGACGCACGTAGCGGCGGACCTGCAGTACTACTCGCTGCTGCGCCCGATGTCGGAGCTGGCAGTGGCCCGCCAGTTCGCCAAGACCGATTTCTACGACGCGCATTTCTCCAGTTGCAACCGCAACTTCCACATCCTCGGCGAGCGCCCGGTGAACCGCTGGTGCGGCGTCTGCCCGAAGTGCCATTTCGTGTTCCTGGCGCTGGCCCCGTTCATGCCCAAGACGCGCCTGGTACGCATCTTCGGCCGCAACCTGCTGGACGATGCCGAGCAGGCCGGTGGCTTCGATGCACTGCTGGAATTCCAGGACCACAAGCCGTTCGAGTGCGTGGGCGAAGGCCGCGAATCGCGTGCGGCGATGGCGACCCTGGCGCAGCGCCCGGAGTGGAAGGAAGACGTGCTGGTGAAGCGCTTCTGCAATGAGATCCAGCCGCAGCTGGATGCCGCCGAACTGGAACTGGCACCGCTGCTGCAGCTGCAGGGCGAGCACCGCGTTCCGGCTGCGCTGTGGGAACGGGTGCGTGAAGATTTCGACGCTTGAAGGAAAGCGCGTTGCGCTGTGGGGCTGGGGCCGTGAGGGCCGCGCCGCGTTTGCGGTGCTGCGCGAGCGCCTGCCCACGCTGCCGCTGAGCCTGTTCTGCCCGGCGGCCGAAGTGGAGGCCGCGCGTGCGGAAACACAGGGCGTGCTGGACGTGCGTGGCGAGCCTTCTGCTGAAGCGCTGGCCGCGTTCGACGTGGTGATCAAGTCGCCCGGCATCAGCCCCTACCAGCCGGTCGCGCTGGCGGCGGCGGGGCAGGGCACCACCTTCATCGGTGGCACCGCGCTGTGGTTTGCCGAACATGCAGGTGCCGATGGCATCGTGCACGACACCGTGTGCGTGACCGGCACCAAGGGCAAGAGCACCACCACCGCGCTGGTCGCGCACCTGCTGCGTGCCGCCGGCCACCGCACCGGCCTGGTCGGCAACATCGGCCTGCCGCTACTGGAAGTGCTGGACCCGCAGCCCGTACCCGCGTACTGGGCGGTGGAACTGTCCAGCTACCAGACCGGCGAAGTGGCGCGCAGTGGCGCCCATCCGCAGGTAGCGGTGGTGCTGAACCTGTTCCCGGAGCACCTGGACTGGCACGGCAGCGAGCAGCGTTACATCGACGACAAGCTGCGGCTGGTGACTGAAGCCGCGCCGCGCATTGCCGTGCTCAATGCCGCCGATCCGCACCTGGCCGTGCTGTCACTGCCCGATAGCGAGGTGGTCTGGTTCAACCAGCCGCAGGGTTGGCACATGCGCGGTGACATCGTGCATCGCGGTGAGCAGGCGGTGTTCGATACCCGCAACACCCCGCTGCCGGGTCGCCACAATCGCGGAAACCTGTGCGCGGTGCTGGCAGCGCTGGAAGCGCTGGGATTGGACGCGGTGGCGCTGGCGCCGGCGGTGCAGGATTTCCGCCCGTTGCCGAACCGCCTGCAGCGCATCGGCGTGGCCGATGGCCTGACCTACGTGAACGATTCGATCAGCACCACGCCGCATGCCAGCCTGGCCGCGCTGGAGTGTTTCGCCGGCCAGCGCATCGCGCTGCTGGTGGGGGGCCATGATCGTGGCCTGGACTGGACCGATTTCATGCAGCACATGGCGCACGACGTGCCGCCGGTGGAGATCGTGACCATGGGCAGCAACGGCCCGCGCATCCACGCCATGCTGCAGCCGCTGGCCGATGCTGGTCGCTTCGGCCTGCACGCGGCGGCGGATCTGCCCGAGGCAATGGCGCTGGCACGTGCCGCGTTGGGTTCTGAAGGCGGGGTGGTATTGCTGTCGCCGGGCGCGCCGAGCTTTGGTGCCTACCGGGATTACGTGGCGCGTGGCCGTCATTTCGCTGAGCTGGCTGGGTTTGACCCGGAGAGCATCAGCGCGATTCCCGGGCTGGGTATCGCTTGAAGGTAGTGCCGGCCGCTGGCCGGCAACCTCCGGAGAAATTCATCCACGCATGGCGTGGATCTACTGTTCGTCTTCGATGAACGCGTAGCCGCCTTCGATCAGCTGCTGCAGGTACGCATCGAAGCTGGGCGCGATCACCGCATAGCTGTCCGGATCGTGCAGGTAGCGCACCACCTGGCCGACCGCACCGCCCGGCGCGGGATCAAAATCCAGGTACAGCATCGAGGTGCCGCCGTTGTTCATGCAGTGCGAGAAGCACAGGCGGCGGTTCATCGGCAGATCGGCGTCGATGCCCTCACCCAGGATCTCCGGCTCGTCATCCAGCCACTCTTCGTAGATGGAACGGATGCTGTCGTCCCACTGCTGCTGGTCTTCGAAGATCTGCGCAACCGAACGCAGGTAGTAGGGATAGCCGCCGTCCTCCACGTCCGAGCCGAGCACCAGCACGCAGACCTCGCCGCCGGGGTACTCACGGAAGTGGGTGCCATCCACGCGGGACAACAGTTCCAGCAGGCTGTCTGGCACCTGAGGCCACTGCGCACGCAGGCGCTGCAGGTCTTCGCCGCTGGCGCCCTGCACGTGGGCCCACTGCGGGGCATCCTCGGCAGGCAGGCGGGGGATCAGGCCAGACAGAAAGCGATCAACAAGGTTCATGCAGAAAAAAGGGGACGGAGGGGATTAAGTCGTATCCAACCACACCTGCGTCACGTCGCCAATGCAGAATGCGACGCGGGAGGGGCGAATACGGCTTAATCCCCTCCGTCCCCTTTTTCTTGCGGAGCAGGCGCATGAATCGTTGGCGATGCAGTGTGGCGGTGGTTCTGGGGCTGGCGGCGATGCCGGCGTGGGCGGCGATGAAGACGCAGCCGGTGGAGTGGAAGCACCACGGCACGACTTTCAGCGGCGTGCTGGTCTATGACGACGGCGACAACGATAAGCGCCCCGGGCTGGTGATGGTGCCGAACTGGAAAGGCGTGAACGAATCGGCGGTCGAGAAGGCCAAGCAGCTGGCCGGCGATGACTATGTGGTGCTGGTGGCCGATGTCTACGGCAAGAGCGTGCGGCCGAAGACCGATGCCGAGGCCAGGCCGGTGGCGACCAAGCTCCGCAATGATCGGCCGCTGCTGCGTGCGCGTGCGCTGGAGGCGGTGAACGTGCTCAAGGCCCAGGCCGGCAAGGCACCGCTGGATGCCAGCCGGATCGGTGCGGTGGGCTTCTGTTTCGGTGGCACCACGGTGCTGGAGCTGGCCCGTGCCGGTGCGCCGCTGGCAGGGGTGGTCAGCCTGCACGGCGGGCTGGGTTCGCCGCTGCCCGCACAGGCTGGTGGCAGCCACCCGTCGGTGCTGGTGCTCAATGGCGCCGACGACACCAGCGTGACCGCCGAGGACATCGGCAGCTTCCAGAAAGAAATGGACGCGGCCAAGGTCGATTGGGAGTTCACCAACTACAGCGGCGCGGTGCACTGCTTTGCCGAGCGCGATGCCAACAGCCCGCCGGGCTGCCAGTACAACGAGCGCGCGGCGAAGCGCGCGTGGAAGGCGCTGGATGAGTTTTTCGAGGAGCGCTTCGAGAAACGTTGAACCGTGCAGCGGTAGTGCCGGCCGCTGGCCGGCATTCCCGTGACATCCGCAGCATCATGAGGTTGCCGGCCAGCGGCCGGCACTACAATGCGGTAAACGTGATCGGTCGGCAGCCACCGGAATGCCGGTTTGGTGGGTGCCGACCGTTGGTCGGCACGCCTCAACCCATCAATGCGAGCGCTGCACCGCGTAGCGGGCCAGGCCGCGCAGGGCGGCCACGGCATCGTTGTCGCCCAGGCCGTCGAGCGCGCGCTCGGCGGCTTCGGCATATTCCTCTGCACGCGCGCGGCTGTACTCCAGGCCGCCGGTGGCGCGGATCGCGGCCAGCACTTCCGGCATCGCCGAGGCGTCGCCGTCCTGCACGATGGTGCGCAGGCGTTCGCGGGTGGCGGCGTCCGAATGGGCCATGGCATGGATCAGGGGCAGCGTGGCCTTGCCCTCGGCGAGGTCG includes the following:
- the murD gene encoding UDP-N-acetylmuramoyl-L-alanine--D-glutamate ligase, which gives rise to MKISTLEGKRVALWGWGREGRAAFAVLRERLPTLPLSLFCPAAEVEAARAETQGVLDVRGEPSAEALAAFDVVIKSPGISPYQPVALAAAGQGTTFIGGTALWFAEHAGADGIVHDTVCVTGTKGKSTTTALVAHLLRAAGHRTGLVGNIGLPLLEVLDPQPVPAYWAVELSSYQTGEVARSGAHPQVAVVLNLFPEHLDWHGSEQRYIDDKLRLVTEAAPRIAVLNAADPHLAVLSLPDSEVVWFNQPQGWHMRGDIVHRGEQAVFDTRNTPLPGRHNRGNLCAVLAALEALGLDAVALAPAVQDFRPLPNRLQRIGVADGLTYVNDSISTTPHASLAALECFAGQRIALLVGGHDRGLDWTDFMQHMAHDVPPVEIVTMGSNGPRIHAMLQPLADAGRFGLHAAADLPEAMALARAALGSEGGVVLLSPGAPSFGAYRDYVARGRHFAELAGFDPESISAIPGLGIA
- a CDS encoding SMI1/KNR4 family protein; translated protein: MNLVDRFLSGLIPRLPAEDAPQWAHVQGASGEDLQRLRAQWPQVPDSLLELLSRVDGTHFREYPGGEVCVLVLGSDVEDGGYPYYLRSVAQIFEDQQQWDDSIRSIYEEWLDDEPEILGEGIDADLPMNRRLCFSHCMNNGGTSMLYLDFDPAPGGAVGQVVRYLHDPDSYAVIAPSFDAYLQQLIEGGYAFIEDEQ
- a CDS encoding bifunctional aspartate kinase/diaminopimelate decarboxylase, producing the protein MSASPLVDRWIVLKFGGTSVSRRHRWDTIGKLAKKRAEETGSRVLVVVSALSGVTNELTAIADGAPDSRDRVAALVERHEAFLVELGLGREVLAERLAALQGLLDDARAATRPLQWQAEVLGQGELLSSTLGAAYLHASGLDMGWMDARQWLDAMPPQPNQSDWSQRLSVNCQWRADAEWMQRFRAQPTRLLITQGFISRHADGGTAILGRGGSDTSAAYFGALLGASRVEIWTDVPGMFSANPKDVPDARLLTRLDYYEAQEIATTGAKVLHPRSIKPCRDAGVPMAILDTERPELPGTSIDGSAAPVPGVKAISRRNGIVLVSMEGIGMWQQVGFLADVFNLFKKHGLSVDLIGSAETNVTVSLDPSENLVNTDVLAALSADLSQICKVKVIVPCAAITLVGRGMRSLLHKLSDVWATFGRERVHMISQSSNDLNLTFVIDEADADGLLPVLHAELIDSGAMPVEETEVFGPRWREIAGTVRPRGTPWWRGQRAHLLQLADAGTPRYVYHLPTVRARARALAAIKPIDQRYYAIKANSHPAILQLLEAEGFGLECVSHGELKHVFQHLPELSPKRVLFTPSFCPRSEYEAAFALGVTVTVDNVEALQRWPDLFRNRELWLRVDLGRGEGHHAKVRTGGKDSKFGLPIARVDEFVRAATDLGSRVVGLHAHLGSGVETAQHWRLMCDELAGFARRIGSVHTIDIGGGLPIPYSDEDEPFDLDAWAEGLAEVKALHPAFRLAIEPGRYLVAESGVLLTHVTQVVEKDGVRRVGLDAGMNALMRPALYDAWHDIENLSRQGGYAEAAFDVVGPICESSDVFGKRRKLPVSTAPDDVMLIADAGAYGYSMANTYNQRMLPREDVIE
- the murL gene encoding UDP-N-acetyl-alpha-D-muramoyl-L-alanyl-L-glutamate epimerase, which encodes MTAFDKHQVSRFRFVRCEFAADTGVAKLVYAFDDGPEMVETITVPGAPFVLDEARTAAVQRALQLLHLIAGVSYYKAGVPETVSIDSYAIDADTAALVETVYLNGLGEFAYRNGLNLRGRFRLPVQGDAVQAPVLGLQPHALVAIGGGKDSLVSIEALRRAGVDETVTWIGGSQLIRACAERTGLPTLNLGRALAPELFELNRQGAWNGHIPVTAVNSAIMVLAALLQGVDQVVFSNERSASYGSQIPGTGEVNHQWSKGWAFEQAFGSHVQTHVAADLQYYSLLRPMSELAVARQFAKTDFYDAHFSSCNRNFHILGERPVNRWCGVCPKCHFVFLALAPFMPKTRLVRIFGRNLLDDAEQAGGFDALLEFQDHKPFECVGEGRESRAAMATLAQRPEWKEDVLVKRFCNEIQPQLDAAELELAPLLQLQGEHRVPAALWERVREDFDA
- a CDS encoding dienelactone hydrolase family protein, producing the protein MNRWRCSVAVVLGLAAMPAWAAMKTQPVEWKHHGTTFSGVLVYDDGDNDKRPGLVMVPNWKGVNESAVEKAKQLAGDDYVVLVADVYGKSVRPKTDAEARPVATKLRNDRPLLRARALEAVNVLKAQAGKAPLDASRIGAVGFCFGGTTVLELARAGAPLAGVVSLHGGLGSPLPAQAGGSHPSVLVLNGADDTSVTAEDIGSFQKEMDAAKVDWEFTNYSGAVHCFAERDANSPPGCQYNERAAKRAWKALDEFFEERFEKR